GGCCTGGAACGCCGCTCTGAAGGAGTGAACTTTTCTATTTTGTTCCCTCGTCATTCCCCATCTTCGAAACCCTTAAATGCTGGGATTTTCTAATCCTTAATTGGAAATCTGCCTCTTTGGGGTGTAATAATTGAAGCGCCCGGATCTATTCCTCGCAACCCTCCTGGTATTTGGCTTGGCCCTCAGGCTCTTCCTTGCTCCTTACTCGGCAGGCAGTGACATAACCCAATTCTACGGCTTCGCCGGGACGATGCTCCAGCACGGTGCCTGCTTTTACTCGTACGCCGACGCCGTCGGCTTCTCCACCAAGGGCTGGCCGTATCCCTGGCCCTATGTCTACGGCCCCGTGATGGCCTACATGTTAGCGGGTATTAGGGCACTCGTCGGCGGCTGGGTGGAGACCTTCTGGAGCGGTGGAGTTTATCACGTCTACGTGGATCCCACGTGGGCCTTCTCGGTGAAGATGACCTTCATAGTTGCGGATGTCATCGTTGCGTTTTTCATTTACTCTCTCCTGAAATCAAGGGGAGAGCGGAGGGCCATCTTTGGAGCCGCCCTCTATTACCTCAATCCGATGGTCATCCACGTGTCCTCAATATATGGCATGTTCGATGGCCTAGCCCTGCTGTTTTTCCTCCTCGCCATACACCTGGAGCGCAGGGAGTACCTTTCACCGCTTCTGGCAGGTTTCTCCCTGTCCGTTAAACACACTCTCCTCTTTCCAGCGGCGGTTCTCCTATGGGACTGGCTTCTTAAAGGGAGGAAAGGAATAAGACGGGCAGTCCTTTTCCTCGCTGGCATCGCCCTCCCCTTCGTCCCCATGCTTCTCCTCTGCCCTTCAAGCCTCTCCGCCGTTCCCAAATTACTCAGAGGCATGAATATAACCTATCCAGTCCCCGTGGCTTACAGCATGAACGGCATCTCCAGCCTCGCCACCTACCTTCACAAGACCGAGGGGTTAGAGACCATCGCGCTTATACATAACTGGTACATTCCGGCGGCGGTTCTCCTCGCATTGATCCTTCTAAGACATGCCTTTCGGAGGGACGTTATTGTCTCGACCGCCCTTGCCTACGCAGTCTTTACGGCAACGTACTGGCGCGTTAACCCGCAGTACCTTCTACCGCTGGCGGCCTTTCTGGTGCTGCTTGCTTTTCCGTCGAGGACACATCTCCCACGGAGCGTCCGTCTGCTTTCGGCTCTTACAACCGTTTATCTGGGTCTCTGGCCCATTCTCCAGCCCACGGAGTTCTGGTTCCAGGTTCACATGAAGAACCCCAACTGGGCTGTGGTCCATATCGTTGATGTTTTTACCCTCGGAGTCCACGACGAGAGGATCTACGTGGGGTACAGCCTGATCCTCACCACGCTTCTCTACCTCATCGTGTTCTCCGCCACGTTGCCCTACCTCAAAAACCTTAAAGCCTGGCTCTCGGAGAGGGTTCGGGTGAGCGCATGAGGTATGAGAGGGACTTCACGGACAAGGGGCTTGCAAAGTTCGGCGATTCACTGGTCAACTTCGCCTTTTCCCTTGCCCTTAGTGAGTATCTTGGGAGACCAACCGGTGAGAGGGTTCCGAACGCTTCGCTCTCAATGGCGCTCGAACTCTCGGGACTAAGGCACGTTGTCCCGCCGAGGACCGACAAGCACGGGAAGGGGGACATAGCGGAGGCCATATTCGCCTACGCCTGGCTTGAGGGGAAGATAACGGTGGAGGAAGCGGCCGACATCTTGAAGAAGAACTTCACCGAGGATGTTACGCACTTCTCAAGAAAGAAGGAGGATATCGGAAGGGCTTTTGCGGAAGTGTTCAAAGTTATAAAAGAGAGACTGGGTCTGTAGCATCCCCAAGTGTTTTCACAATTATCTTCCATCCATCTCCAGTCGTTCCTCCAGTTTTTCTGGCGTCAAGTATTCAATCTCGTCCGAGTTGCTATCACCACCCCATTCAAAGGCTTACTGAATCTTTGGTGTGGTTTTTCCGAGCTTTGGAAGACTTTTTGATTGCATAGTGGATCATCATGAACACAGCAAATCCAAAGAGGAACCCCAAGCCGAGCACGAGATAGTCCACTTTGTAGGCTTGATTTACAAGCGCCCATAATAGTACATACGACGCTATATATTGAAGTTCCACTCTTTTCCTGAATGCGTAGAATGCTAAAGACAGGAGTATTAGCCCTATCACTATGAGGCTCTTGTTTGATATACCAAGACACGCCAACAGTGAAAGTGTAAAAACAATGGCACTAATTTGCTTTTCCCCATTTCTATAGTATCTCAGTGAGAGTAGCGGGATCAAAATGATCAAACCTGCCAAAAGCCAAGACAGAGGACTTATGACAGCATACACAAATGGATAGAACCCAAAGACCGGTAACACGTCGCTCACCCATTTTATATCTTCTTTTCTATTCTTTGCCAGATAATAGTCAGCAAAGAGGAAGGGTAGGATCACTGTTGAAAACAGGGCTCCAGCTGCTATTCCCTCTTCTCTACTGGAGACTTCTGCAATTATCTGAAAAGTGGATACTATTAAAAGTTCCGGAAAAATAAGGGGAAGAGAGGCACGAACGCTTGCTCCCATATCATCACCCCCCGATTATGGAATTGTTGTCATTTTCTTCTTCCCCTGGCTCATGTATTCCCCAATAATACTCGCCCCACAGATCCCAGAGGAATGTACCCAACGGCTTTACAACGTACTCTGTTGTTGCGACCCCACCAATAAATGTTGCTACGAATGTTAGTGAAATTGGATTCGAACCAGCGGCTACTGCAACTATTGAACCTCCAACAAAGTCCGCGCCTAAACTAGTTGCTTTATCCTTCCAATCCTCCTCTTTCCCTGTGATAGTAATGACATCAGACACTGGATAACTTAGACCTTCCAAATAAGCTTCTATACGATAAGAGTGGGTCTCCAATAGCTTATGGGTGTAACCCCAATGTCCAAAGTAATAATCCGCCAGTTCGTCATTTATGTTGATGGTTATTGTCAGGTCCCCCTGCATGGTGGTTGGAGTCAGGGTCATAGTTTGCTTGTTAACTCTAACGCTGCTTGGTCCGGTCGGCCACACTTTCCTGCCTCCAAAGTCAACTTCTTCAAGGTTCAAAGTTACTGTATCAGCATTCTTCAATCCAAGATGGATAGTGCATGTTGTTGATGAGTCTAGTGGGACAGTTGTTGGATTACAATCCATACTTGCAAGGATATTTCCAGTAGGCTTCACTTCTACCCTGGCAGTGCGGGTGTGAGTTTCTGAACCCCAATCGGCAGTTAGTATGAATGTGTAATTACCCACGCCATAAAATGTGTATGTGAAGTTTGCAACGTTGTATTTAACTCCCCCTTCTGGGACATATGAATTAAACTCTTTAATAACTGTCTCCTCATTTGTAATTACTTTAAAATGGATAGTGTCCGCTGAGGTAAAACTTACGTTTAGTGGGTTCTCCATGAAGTTCCATGCGTAAATCTTGAAAAACACTGTTCCACCGCCATAAAGTATTTGGGGATATACTTCCCATTCAACATTGAATAGTGGGTTGCTAGGGGCTCCGCTCACGGTAATTCCTTCGCTCCTCGACGCCTCAAGTTTACCGTCTTCCCAGACTTCTATCCTCCAGTCGTGGTCTCCAGCAACGGCACTCCACTCAAGGACAAATGTCCTTTCTTTTTGTGGATCTACTTTTCCTTTTACACTATCAATTAGGGTATTGTCGATCAAGAGTCTAACCTCAACCTCCTTGCTTGAAGCATAATTATTGCTTACATCAACCACAAATTTCACAACCTGATCCTCCTGGGGAGATTCGGGATCATGCCTGACCTTAATATCCATACCCCCCGAAATTCCATCTTCAACTACTGTCAAACTTCCAGTCATGTTTTTGAAGTATTGACCAAATACACAGTGCCCTTCATAATGAAATGTTCCTTCCCAATGGTAACTTGTTCTCTCTTCAAATTCCTTTTCTACGACTTGTCCTGCTGGCACATTGATACTTGTAATGTAATCCTTTGTTTCTCTGTCACTGCTGCTTATGGGGTATTCCACGTTTAGTGTGCAGGTACCACCAATGTTTGCTTTATTGTCATTTCTAACAATGATCTTGAATGTAACATCCTCTCCAGTTTCGATGATGCCATCATGGTTGGCATCTTGGGGCTTAATGTCCAAATATATTTTGTTTGGATCGATATCCTCTAGGTGTATTGTTTTTGAATAACTCTTTATTATCTCCCGTTTTTCACTTGTCGGACCAACATTATTTGGCTCTTGAGTATCTTTCTGGAGGGTGTACGTGACCTTAATAGTTCCGCTTACAGTAACCCACTTATCCCCGTACACCTTACCACTGGGGACACTTGTTACGGTAATTGTGCTCTTCGGATAGATAAAAATGCTCTGATAATCGCTTAATTTGGTTCCTTCCACTAAAACTTCCACGGGAGTAGAGTCGTCCATGTTATTTTTCACATAAACTACAACCCTATATGTCACGTAATCTGAGGTAATGTTTATTGGTTCAACATGGATATCCTTGATTTCAAGTGTGCCCTCATTTTCTTCCCCTGTTTTAATGGCTAGCATTCTGATCCAATCATCTTGTGAAGTAGTGGCCTCCAAATTTTCTAAGTTCATTTTGGATCCTCCTGAGATCTCCGTAGAGAGTATTGTTATGGGGGGCTTCGGATTTATGGGAGATGGCTCTGGGGACTCAGTGGGGATTTCCCAGGTGGTAGTATTGATTATTATAACGTTCAAAGCTTCTTTTAATTCAGCAACTTTCTGATTAAGTATCCAGTCAATCTCGGGATTAGTGTTTCCTCGGCTTCTTGCGTTTATCAATGTGTTGATATCTTCAATAAGCCTGTAAGCATCCGTTGCATTGGGCCAATAGTAAATGGTTCTTGTTGTCTTAACCTTTGTTGAACCGATTGTTAAACTGATTGTTGTAAATATCAGACCGCCATTCTGAACCCAGGTTATATTCTTAACTTGCCCTCTCTTTGAGATGATACCGGAGTCGTCAAGGAGCATAAGAGTTATGGGGCCACTCTGGCCCAGCAACAATTTATAAACCTCGTTTCTTAGATTTTGGATACTTACTTCCATACCCGGGTAGTCCATCTGGTAATAATTGATATAAAATAGGCTCCATGGATCGGCTAAGACTGGATTTATAAGCTTCGTCCCCTCAGTTGTCGGAGCTTTAACCGGTTGATTCCACTTTCACTTTTCCAGCGCCCAGGCTTCATATTGGTTGTATTTGAAAGCCACGTCGATGAAGGCCATTGAAAACTTCTCAAGGAAGGCGGTCATGTTGAAGTCCTCGTCGATCTCGTCCGCGTTTTGAACAATGTACTCTTCTAAAGCTTGAATCTGTTCGTCAGTCCAGCCTTGGGCTTTCAAAGCCTCCATGGTCTCTTGGGGAAGGCCGTTCTGGCTGATGTTTTGGGCCATTTCCCTCAGCTCTTCTGCAGTGTAGTACGTCTTCACTCCTGAAGCTTTCAGTTCTTCTAGAGCCTGCCAGGTTAAGGCTGAAATATTAGCCGCATTCTCAGCTCCAAGCCGGGAGTTTTGAATCAACTCTAGTGCGGCGCTTAAATTACCATCCTCAACTTCAACGACAAGGGTGGACTCCCTGTCCAGAATCTCCCAGAACGCCTCGTACGGGTCGTTGCTTAAGGCTTTGACTGGCCTGACCGTGCTTATGCCCATGCTTAATACCAGCAGGATCAACCACAATCCCACTGCCCTGCGCATTGTGATATCACCAAGAAAAGTAACAAGTAACTCGGGTATAAATACTTTTCCTATTCGAATTTTACACACTATCGAAAATAGTATGCAAAAAATGGAAAAATTACAAACTCGTCAGCAGCTCTATAAGCCCCTGCTTCGTCGGGACCTTCGCGAACTTCTCCGGATCCTTCACCTTGAGGAGCAGTGGCACGTCGCCGAAGAGTCTGAGAACCTTGCCGAAGGGTATGCTCCCCTCCCCCGGAAGGAGGTGCAGGTCACCGACTCCATAGGCTAATGCATCCTCCGGTTCGACGTGTGGGAAGAGCTTCCCGAAGTTGTCGTGTATCATCAGGATAACCGTTTTATCTGTTCCGAGCTTGACGTCTTCAAGGAGCTTCTCCTCGTTGCCCTGGGCGCTGAGGAAGGCGTGGGCAACATCCAGGGCGAAGCCGACGTTCTCCCTGTCAACGTTGTCAACGACGTAGAGCGTGTCCTTGACGCTGAAGGTGTTCTCGAGGGCGATCTTTATGCCGAAGGGTCCCACCATATCCGCGAGCTGCTGGATGGCCTCTATCTCGAGGTCGAGCCTCCCGGTTCTCCCGCTCTGCATGACTATGACCTTCGCGCCCAGTTTTATGGCCACGTCGGCTATGGCCCTCGCCACACGGAAGTGGCGCGTGTAGTAGATGTGGTCGCGGAGGTTGACTGAGGTTGGCATCCTCACTATGTAGTCAATTCCAACGCCCCTGAGCGTTGTCTCGACGTTTCTGAGCTTCTTCTCGACGACTACACCGTTCATTATCAGCCCCAGGGTGTGGGGGAATATCGAGACGAAGTCGTAGTCCTTTATCTTGACGTCCGCGAGCACCGATGCGAGCGTCTTGTCCTTTGTGACGAAGTGCGGGTAGACTGTGATTCCTATCTCCATGCTATCACCTAAGGGGAAAGTGCACCGCTGGATATAAAAGCTTACCGAGGGACACCCTTAAAAGCACGGGACGTAAAACCTCTTGGGTGAGTGGATGAGAGAGAATATCTGGAAGTACATCTCGGCGGTCCTCGTACTCCTGCTCGCAGTGTCGAGTGTTGCGGTCGTTCTGCTCTACATGCAGAACTCGGAGCTTAAATCCTATACGCCATCGAACGTCTCCCCGGTGGTCGTCGAGACGTCCCTGAACGCGACATGCAACGAGACTGCGTATCGCCTCCAGATCGATGAACTCCAGCGCCAGCTGGACTTTCTCAAGGCCCAGCTCAGGGAGCGGAACATGCCTGCCAACAACACCACCGTGGCGATAGTTCCGATATTCGGCCTCATCGACGACTACACAGCCCTGCAGGTTGTTTCGGTTCTCAGGGATATAGCTAAGAACGACTCCATAGGGGGAGTGGTTCTCTGGGTGGAGAGTCCCGGAGGTTACGTGGCTCCCGTCCGCGAGATATACGCCACCGTGAGAAAGCTCAACCTCATAAAGCCCGTTGTCGCTTACACCGGCGGAATAGCGGCATCCGGGGGTTACTACATCGCCGTGGGTGCGGAGAGGATAATAGCAGACCCCCTGGCTGAGGTCGGGAGCATCGGTGTCATCTACGTCCACTACGACCTCCAGAAGAACTACGAGATGAATGGCATCAAGGTGGACGTCTTCAAGACCGGCCCATACAAGGACATGGGGGCTGAATGGCGCGGCCTCACCGACGAGGAGCGCGAGATGATAGCGGAGAGCATCGATACGTACTTCCAGGCCTTCCTGCAGGCGGTTAGCAGTGGGAGGGGAATGCCTCTCAACGAGACGAGAAAATACGCTACCGGGCAGACGTGGTTCGCCATGAACGTTACCGGAACGCTCGTCGATGAGACCGGCGATTTGGACTACGCCGTAAAGGTGCTCTCGGACATGCTCAACGTCTCCAACCCAAGGGTCGTCGTGTATAAAGGTACCTCTCCCTCTGACTTTGGGATATTCGGCAGCACCTCGCTGCTCCTTGATCCGCGCTACGTTGGCGCGTACATAAAGGGCTGAGGTGGTTGCCATGCTCTGCGAGGAGAAGCTGGAGATCTTTGAGAACGGGTTTGAGGACGGGAAGTTCAACCTCCGGATAGAATTCTACGGAAAGGACGCCAGGAGGCTTCTCCTTGCTGTGATAAGGGAGCTATACCTTCCCGACTACGGGGAGGACTACGTCTACCCCTTCGAGTGCGCGAAGGAGTTCTGGGGAATCTACATGGACGCCGGTGATGTGAAGGTCGAAGAGTTCCACTCCAGCCCGATAAAGTTCATGAATCAGAGCATCAGGAACAGGCTTGAAAAGGCTCTGGCAGCCATAGATGCCCCCACGGAGGTCAAAGAGGGTATAGACTTCGAAAAGGCAGAGGTTCACAAACTCAAGAAAGGTTTATTAGCCATGGGGAAGAACTTCATCCTTGGCGAAGGGGGCTACCTCTTCATCTTCAACAAGCCCTCCGCCAGAGAGCTGATACTGAAGTACCTGGGGATGCTCGATGGAGCTTGAGGCCGCGGTATGGATAGCTATCTCACTCGTCGTCCTCTACCTCGTATGGGAGACGGTTAGCCCCATCGTTTCTCCCCTTATCCTCGCGGCGACCCTCGCCTACATCCTCTATCCATTTCACGAACGCCTCTCAAAAAAAGCAGGACACCGCGTTTCGGCCTTCACGATAACAGGAATCCTGACGATACTCACTTTCCTCTTCATAATCGGCTACGCCCTCTGGATAAACGATGTCAAGGAGTCCCTTGCCTACTACATTGACGCCTTCTTCAGGTGGCTCCTAGAGTTCCATCTTCCCCTGGCTATCTACGAACTCATTCAGCGTTTAGCGGAGGACATTCCAAAACGCTTTGAGGAATACGTGCTGGGCTACACTTACTCCCTCCCCAAGCTGGCCCTTCAGGCCATCGTCATGGTCTTCGCCTTCTACGGAATCCTCGTGAACACTAGGGCCATACGGGAGGAGATATACTCCCTCCTGCCCGGCGAGAACCGTGAGCTGGCCCTTAAGCTCCTCGGGAGTGCCGGCAGGACCCTCCACAACCTCCTCCGCGGCTGGCTCGCTGTGAGCGTTCTGAAGGGTGCCGCCATAGCTGTGGGATTCTACATCTTCTCGATATCCTCCGCCGGAGGGGCCATAGCCGCGGGAATATTCACGGTTGTCTTCGAACTCCTCCCCGTTCTTGGAGGCTGGATGATATGGCTGGCCGGCGCGGCCTATCTCTTCACGTCCGGTGATGTGCTGGGTTCCGTGGTATTCTCCCTGTACGGCATCGTCCTCGTCTCGCCGATGCCGGATTACCTGCTCCGCTCGAAGCTCGGAAAGAGAGAAACCGGCGTCAACTCCCTCATAAGTCTCGTTGGAATCTTCGGCGGCTACATAGCCTTCGGCTTCGTTGGGATAATAATCGGGCCGGTTGCCCTTTCCCTGCTTGGAACACTCCTAGACGAGTGGAAGAAAACCAAGGAGGCCCGCTCTAGGGCCGGAACTTCTTCATGAATGCTGCCATTCTGACGGCGTCGAGCGTCTCTCTGACGTCGTGGGTTCTAACTATGTGCGCCCCGTTGAAGACGGCTATGGCAGTCGCCGCGAGGCTTCCGGGGAGCCTCTCGGAGGGGTCTTTTCTCCCGGTTATCGCGCCGATGAAGGACTTTCTTGAGACACCTATGAGTATCGGCCTTCCGAGAATCTTCAGGGTGTTCAGATTGGCCAGTATCTTGGAGTCCCACTCGTACCAGGGGGGCCAATCGGGACGGAGGAATCCTATCGCCGGGTCAACAGCTACCTCTCCGATGCCGTGCTTTTCTGCCGCGACCAGGCTCTCCTTGAGGAGGTCGATGATGGTGTGAACCGGATCGCTGAGGTTTCTGACTTCCCCGTGGGCGCAGACCACAACAGGGGCGTCGTATTCGGCCGCGATCTTTGCCATTTCAGGGTCGCCCTTAAGACCCGTAACGTCGTTTATGATGTCGGCACCGGCTTTGAGGGCCTCCTCGGCGACCCTGGCGCTGGTGGTGTCGATGCTTATCGGGACGTTGACGTGGTCTCTGATCGTCTCCACCGCCCAGACCGCCCTCCTTATCTCTTCCTCAAGGGGGATCTGAGTCTCAAGGTAGGGGGCTGTGGATTTCGCCCCGATGTCTATGAACGCCGCCCCATCCTCGACCATTTTAACGGCCGTCTCTATGAGCTTCTCCTCATCGTTCCTGACGCTCCCCTTGTAGAAGCTCTCGGGGGAAACGTTGATGACGCCCATTATCCTGGGTTCGTTCAGGTCAACACCCGCGAACTTCACGTTCACCACCGTCCCCATTAGAAAGGAATGGATATAAAAGGGCTTTTCCTAAATGTGGCCGGTGGTGTTCATGCTGATCCGTACCCCCAGAAGGCTCCATCTCGGCTTAATCGATCCTTCCGCTGTATTCGGCAGGCGTTTTGGAAGCCTCGGCGTGGCCCTCGAGGGTGGTTACGAGGTGAGAATAATCGAGAGTGATTCAATGGAGATAGCCGCAGAGGGAGAGGACAGGGAGACGGTAGAACACGCCATAAAGCGGATGAACTCGACCTACGAGACCGGTGTGAACTACGTGGTTGACGTTAAGAAGACCATTCCGAGGCACGTCGGCCTCGGCTCGACGACCCAGCTCAGTCTGGCGATCGGTTTGGGGATAGCCAGGCTCAACGGCCTGAAAATGCCCGTTGAGGAGCTTGCCAGAACCCTTGGACGCGGAAAGAACGGGGGAACGGGGATATACACCTTCGCCTACGGTGGCTTCGTGATAGACGGCGGCGTTAAGGGAGACATTCCGCCGCTGATATTCCGCGAGGACTTCCCGGAGGACTGGGCGTTCCTGCTGATAATCCCGGAACTAAAGCCGGGCTTCGACGAGGAGGAGGAAAAGCCCGTTATGGCCAGTGTCATGGGCCGCGCCGATGTCGCGATGGAGATAAGCCATCGGATACTCCTCGGTCTCCTTCCAGCCCTGAAGGAGAGAGACCTTAAAACCTTCGGGGGGC
This window of the Thermococcus siculi genome carries:
- a CDS encoding ribonuclease III family protein; the encoded protein is MRYERDFTDKGLAKFGDSLVNFAFSLALSEYLGRPTGERVPNASLSMALELSGLRHVVPPRTDKHGKGDIAEAIFAYAWLEGKITVEEAADILKKNFTEDVTHFSRKKEDIGRAFAEVFKVIKERLGL
- a CDS encoding LPXTG cell wall anchor domain-containing protein is translated as MGASVRASLPLIFPELLIVSTFQIIAEVSSREEGIAAGALFSTVILPFLFADYYLAKNRKEDIKWVSDVLPVFGFYPFVYAVISPLSWLLAGLIILIPLLSLRYYRNGEKQISAIVFTLSLLACLGISNKSLIVIGLILLSLAFYAFRKRVELQYIASYVLLWALVNQAYKVDYLVLGLGFLFGFAVFMMIHYAIKKSSKARKNHTKDSVSL
- a CDS encoding sugar phosphate isomerase/epimerase family protein; this encodes MEIGITVYPHFVTKDKTLASVLADVKIKDYDFVSIFPHTLGLIMNGVVVEKKLRNVETTLRGVGIDYIVRMPTSVNLRDHIYYTRHFRVARAIADVAIKLGAKVIVMQSGRTGRLDLEIEAIQQLADMVGPFGIKIALENTFSVKDTLYVVDNVDRENVGFALDVAHAFLSAQGNEEKLLEDVKLGTDKTVILMIHDNFGKLFPHVEPEDALAYGVGDLHLLPGEGSIPFGKVLRLFGDVPLLLKVKDPEKFAKVPTKQGLIELLTSL
- the sppA gene encoding signal peptide peptidase SppA, with amino-acid sequence MRENIWKYISAVLVLLLAVSSVAVVLLYMQNSELKSYTPSNVSPVVVETSLNATCNETAYRLQIDELQRQLDFLKAQLRERNMPANNTTVAIVPIFGLIDDYTALQVVSVLRDIAKNDSIGGVVLWVESPGGYVAPVREIYATVRKLNLIKPVVAYTGGIAASGGYYIAVGAERIIADPLAEVGSIGVIYVHYDLQKNYEMNGIKVDVFKTGPYKDMGAEWRGLTDEEREMIAESIDTYFQAFLQAVSSGRGMPLNETRKYATGQTWFAMNVTGTLVDETGDLDYAVKVLSDMLNVSNPRVVVYKGTSPSDFGIFGSTSLLLDPRYVGAYIKG
- a CDS encoding PH1570 family protein, translated to MLCEEKLEIFENGFEDGKFNLRIEFYGKDARRLLLAVIRELYLPDYGEDYVYPFECAKEFWGIYMDAGDVKVEEFHSSPIKFMNQSIRNRLEKALAAIDAPTEVKEGIDFEKAEVHKLKKGLLAMGKNFILGEGGYLFIFNKPSARELILKYLGMLDGA
- a CDS encoding AI-2E family transporter; protein product: MELEAAVWIAISLVVLYLVWETVSPIVSPLILAATLAYILYPFHERLSKKAGHRVSAFTITGILTILTFLFIIGYALWINDVKESLAYYIDAFFRWLLEFHLPLAIYELIQRLAEDIPKRFEEYVLGYTYSLPKLALQAIVMVFAFYGILVNTRAIREEIYSLLPGENRELALKLLGSAGRTLHNLLRGWLAVSVLKGAAIAVGFYIFSISSAGGAIAAGIFTVVFELLPVLGGWMIWLAGAAYLFTSGDVLGSVVFSLYGIVLVSPMPDYLLRSKLGKRETGVNSLISLVGIFGGYIAFGFVGIIIGPVALSLLGTLLDEWKKTKEARSRAGTSS
- the folP gene encoding dihydropteroate synthase gives rise to the protein MKFAGVDLNEPRIMGVINVSPESFYKGSVRNDEEKLIETAVKMVEDGAAFIDIGAKSTAPYLETQIPLEEEIRRAVWAVETIRDHVNVPISIDTTSARVAEEALKAGADIINDVTGLKGDPEMAKIAAEYDAPVVVCAHGEVRNLSDPVHTIIDLLKESLVAAEKHGIGEVAVDPAIGFLRPDWPPWYEWDSKILANLNTLKILGRPILIGVSRKSFIGAITGRKDPSERLPGSLAATAIAVFNGAHIVRTHDVRETLDAVRMAAFMKKFRP
- a CDS encoding beta-ribofuranosylaminobenzene 5'-phosphate synthase family protein gives rise to the protein MLIRTPRRLHLGLIDPSAVFGRRFGSLGVALEGGYEVRIIESDSMEIAAEGEDRETVEHAIKRMNSTYETGVNYVVDVKKTIPRHVGLGSTTQLSLAIGLGIARLNGLKMPVEELARTLGRGKNGGTGIYTFAYGGFVIDGGVKGDIPPLIFREDFPEDWAFLLIIPELKPGFDEEEEKPVMASVMGRADVAMEISHRILLGLLPALKERDLKTFGGHLSAIQRLVGKHFEAYQGGEFREDVRLILDFLSEKTYGFGQSSWGPTVYGLIRKGDFQRLSAEAHDFLKEHGLKAKVELGIPRNRGAEIVEESAFIERLIRNVSGD